The Anoplopoma fimbria isolate UVic2021 breed Golden Eagle Sablefish unplaced genomic scaffold, Afim_UVic_2022 Un_contig_7933_pilon_pilon, whole genome shotgun sequence nucleotide sequence ATTAGATGCTGCACTAGCTATTCACAAGTAGAAACAAAAACTTGTTATGAAGTAAGTATTTACCTAATAGGGATTTACACAtcacttaaattaaaatagcTAACACCTAAGCATTATGCAGAAATCAGTCACCAACTACCTGCAGGTAGAACTGTTGTGTAGTTGACtgtaccaaatgaaaaacatacagtagCCTGCTAGTGTATAACTTGTTTAAAGTGAGGAGTACAAAAGGTaaaatttaatataataaacatagaaaaaaatatttgaaaaagtttcatttttggGCTTAAGGGACATGAGTTATTTAAATCAAGTGTCTGTCTTCCAAAGTAAAAGTCTTTAGTTACTAAATGTCTTTGTTAAGCTGTATAGAGGGATAGTAACACAAAGAGAGAAGTTCACTCTAAAACACTGATGTTGGATGATATCCACTTCATGCAGTTAACTAAATCTGTTTAAGCCAAATATTAGCTTCAGATAGACttctaaagacattttttaaccCGAACCCTGACTGATGGATTTATCCCCCATCTCTTACTCTGAAAGTACACGATCCCGATGGCCAGTTGGAACAGGAGGAATTATTACAGCATGGATCACTAAGGATCAGTACTGCTTAGTGACACTAGATGGCACTAGAGCACAGTGCAGAACAATGAGCGTCCTCTTTGGCTCCcccagagaatgtctaatatgaggagaactggcactcgcgggttagttccgggtttccggactggttgcagtaataatctttgaccatgcggggcgctcgtaggcgagtccagaatgaatgggagccaacggggttttatcctcagaatccacttttctcacgatgtaattttttgtcaagtaatttgaaagttgctatcaaagggtggggctaaaataataaactcagggGGAGAGTGGGGTAAAGTGAGACATTTTTCCCCTCTAAGCGAGCTAAAATGacatatcagtaaaatgtacacatttaccATTAATTCAGGATGTTTCCTAGCCATGGAAATTATCAGAATGAATTCAGGACGAAGGGCAGtgaaaatatgattgttttttaaaaagtggtctTGTGTCTCACTTTACACCATCTCAGGGGTAAACTGAGACAGACCAGCGAAATCAATGGGGTAAAGTGAATCAGCAAGGGGTAAACTGATCCACTTACTTTATCCACTCTGAAACTACcataacaacacattttgtaaCAGTTAGAATCCTGACAGCTAGCTTGACAACCACACATTCCACAACTAATTTCAGACTAGTAACAGAATCATGGGGATTGTCAATtaagcccttttttttcctaaacactTTAAAGTAACTCTGAACAAAATCAAATACAACAGTATAATCATTCAAATGACAGATAGAACCAGATAGTCAATTAAGAAACAGCTAGAACAGCCTGGGACTCAGAACACAGGATCCATGAACATCCACCTTTGGATGTTATGTGTTAATCAGCAGATAGAACCAGATAGATTAGAACACAGTCTGGGAGTcagaacacaaaaaagaaacagctagAACAGCCTGGGACTCAGAACACAGGACTAGATCCACCTGGATTAGAACATCAGCCTACTTTGGATGTCTTTATGTGTTACATTCCAGCCCTGAAGGTTACAGGGAAAGATGAAGAGCTGCTCTCTCCGTGTGGTTCCTCCAGGCCTTTTAGGTTGAGGCAGCTTCTTCACCACGTCACTTTTATGAACATGTGCCACATCATTTTCCTTTATAGCAAACATGGGTCTCTCCCACTCTTTCGTGTTTCCCTTGATTCTTCTGAGAAATTGTGCAAGTATTTCGTCATCCTCAACTTTCTCAACCATGCCAATGTAACGGACGCTCCTGTGTTTGGTTGCAAAGTTTACTATGACAAAGTCACCCACGGACAGATCTGTGTTTCCTGGATCACTTCTCTCATCCTCAGAGCTCTCTTCGTCAGACACATCATCAAGTGGGACAGGGACATCACTCTCCTCAGAGCTGCTAACTACGATTTTCTTTTTGGTTGCTTTCTTTTTCggttttcccttttctttgcTATTCTGCTTTTTCCCTGCCAGTTTCTTTTGACTTTCTTTATAAGCCTTTTCAATTGCCTGCTTCTCAGGAGTATCAGTTATGATGGCTGTCTTCACACGCTTTCGTTTGGTTTGTGTTCTGGGGGAACATTTGGGAAGTGGCACGATTTCACGAGGGGACACATATCCAGGTCGGCTGGGAACACGTGGCACATCTGAGTCAGCTGGCGGGGCACATCCATGTGGACCATGCGCAGTGGATGAATTAGCATCATCGAGTAATTTATCTGCAGCGGGTGGACCATCTGCAGCGGGTGGACCATCTGCAGCGGGTGGACCATCTGCAGCGGGTGGACCATCTGAAGTGGGTGGACCATCCGGATCATCTGCAGTGGCAGGCTGCAGCTCAGGGTTTGGCCGGTCGGACACCATGGATGGTGCAAACGCTCCATCAGGGAAAATTTCTCGGTTATATGGGAAAATCCCAGTGGACCTAAATCCAGAAGTGATGTTGCGTGGTGTCACTGCTGACATGAAGGCCTCATTCACAAGTCCAGCAATCTGGTAGATGGAGACTGTTTTGCCAGGGTTAGATCTCATCCACCCATCAAGAGCTCGGCTGTATTGGGTCTTGAACGGGCCATACACGGTCACGTCGAGAGGCTGCAATCGATGGGATGTGTGGGGAGGGATGGTGAGCAGAACAATACCGTTGCTCTTGGCTACTTCTACTGCTTTGAGTGAGATGTGAGCCTTCAGGTTATCCAGGATAAGCAGCATGGGACGGTCAGGGG carries:
- the LOC129116001 gene encoding uncharacterized protein LOC129116001, whose amino-acid sequence is MPRIYSRKTTWGKTSLEEMESAAAEVKEGKMSLRAAARDRHIDKSSLLRFMKKKEKGEVKSVAWGAVAEAKRIFTDEMEEELAQHLKQRADQFHGLPPVKCRQLAFEYAEKNYIPVPANWTKTQCAGADWFGSFLARRHLSVRTPEATSMGRATAFNKTTVGEFFDNLAVVMDRHKFPPHMIYNVDETGVFTVQKPRQVVTEKGKKQVGSVTSAERGELVTVVCAVNAAGNATSPMFVFPRVKFKDCFMIGAPPGAKGTSTRTGWMNEDTWPKFLDHLIQHTNCTPDRPMLLILDNLKAHISLKAVEVAKSNGIVLLTIPPHTSHRLQPLDVTVYGPFKTQYSRALDGWMRSNPGKTVSIYQIAGLVNEAFMSAVTPRNITSGFRSTGIFPYNREIFPDGAFAPSMVSDRPNPELQPATADDPDGPPTSDGPPAADGPPAADGPPAADGPPAADKLLDDANSSTAHGPHGCAPPADSDVPRVPSRPGYVSPREIVPLPKCSPRTQTKRKRVKTAIITDTPEKQAIEKAYKESQKKLAGKKQNSKEKGKPKKKATKKKIVVSSSEESDVPVPLDDVSDEESSEDERSDPGNTDLSVGDFVIVNFATKHRSVRYIGMVEKVEDDEILAQFLRRIKGNTKEWERPMFAIKENDVAHVHKSDVVKKLPQPKRPGGTTRREQLFIFPCNLQGWNTVF